The window ATaattacacacaaaaaaaatatattaatatcattttaaatcaTTCTGTAAACAAGCGGATATTATATACATTCAAGATGCTCTCAACGcttagttgtttatttattatcgtacaaatatatgtatatatacatataataatataatcaggCCGACATGCTGCCGTAGTCAtcctctaccagtcaacctgaaCTGTTTACACCAGTGGTGAAGTGTTCATAcaacctgattcctaccggcttcccttttaggtttatttacgtttgtcttagtttctGTTTTCTGTTTAaatactaagattttttttgtctcgCATTACCCGTCGCCACTAGTTTACTTGATATTAAAatgcatatttaataataagtgtttattgcaatttttataaattacaaagattGTGCCATGTACTTGTGTCTATAGAGCTATAAATAGAAACCTTTAATACATGTATATATAATCatgaatgtaaataatttatttattaggtaattGCATACGatcattttataagtaagattattAGAGAAAGTAGTTTTCATAATCAATCTAATGgcgagtaaatattatataagtaaatgtatataaaacttaaaggaACTAACCACAATTACACTTTGATATTTACTTTCATTAGGTAAATCACGGAAATAATTTCTTGTAATCAAAATAGAAGCGTAACCACCTATTAAATGCACACAATCGTTAAATAAGCAAACATACTTAAGATCTATCGCtgtaactacaaaaatatagccttaaggtggtagctcaaggtccattttcatacattttgtttcggctttaatctgggtaactaaacaagtattggcaagtaaagaatttaaattcacgtctagatagtgattagttctcgcagttgaaagaaaaacgtaaaaataattaataatcatggatatttctgcctttaaaatttcgtcatattaaattttaaaggccgaaatatccatgattattaattatttttacgtttttctttcaactgcgagaactaatcactatctagacgtgaatttaaattctttacttgccaatacttgtttagttacccagattaaagccgaaacaaaatgtatgaaaatggaccttgagctaccaccttaaatgtGTGTATTTAATATCGTTGTATGGAGTTGGAGCAGGCTGGGTCGCGTCCATTAATAGGCTTTCCACATGTATAGTAGGTTATTTTCGGACAGTTCTTGATCGCGCGTAAAGTCAAAATTTCTCCAATTACCTAATTTACTTgcaactttaattaatttaatatcgcAAATCCATAGACGGCGCCTTTTTACCTAATTTGCTTTGAAGTTTCTTCGTGgggaactaaaatattaattaatagttttaatataattagaacTTGACATCTTTTATTGCATAGATACAGTGCGAAAACAACCTGTGCATCTTTGAAATGTTTCCAAAGACCGTATCGCAACTCCCAATCTTCGAAGAATAATGTCGGTTTATTCCACGTTACATGATGGCGGCCGATGTTGTAAATCTGCATCAGAGGTGGATTCAACTGTGGAGCCTCTTTCGCCCGTCttgatattatttgatttacGTATCGGTAAAGTACAGGCGCCTTGTGCACCCAGCATATCAAAGACATGACCGATATTACAATCGCGTGCATCCAATACCGGCACGTTGCAGTCAAGTTCTCTCCGTTGAGAGCAAAGTCCTGAATGGTCATAACTATACAAGCGGCTGCTGCAGCTGTTAGGCCGCAAGGGACCTCCAATATAACCAAACATACTACCACGAAAATTGCTTTCAAGTTACCGCTATTGTTACAATGTAGCTTCACCGCCTTTAAAAAGAATTCGTGGAATTTGTCTCGATGATTTCGTATAAATGTTTTATCGTAGCTATCATAACATCCTACTTTAAGTCGAACCTGAAAGggatagttaataataaagcttttaatatataagtataagaactttcgaataaatttgtaatttattattggtaTCTTAATTTCTCAGATAGACAGATCGTATTCTGGATTAATAcacttatttctttaaattccaGTATTGTGACGTCGTTGGATTTTATTCTAGAAAGAAATTAACATAACATTGTCACTATTAGATGTGTATGATGTATTTAATTTCACAGTTATCATTAGCAGATTATATCCTGActtattgtattgtttaaaagagtaaatattgaaacaaacCTGTGAAAACTCATAATATAAAGACGGCACTGTCAAGTACTCAGCATTGTTCTGTCGGTCTAAAAATCTGTGCAGTAAACGACATCCCACAATGCTGTACAGCGCATTCGTAGATCCAACCAAATTTACTAAAACGTGTTCAAAAACTCCTTCGCGAAAGCTCTCAGTGTATTGCCCAACTTTATACAGCTCGGCAGCTCGATCTAGTAAAGAGGAAAATTCTAGAACATCATCATCACTCATATTCACCATTGAAAACCAATTGAGCATTGTTGTTATGATCATTAGACGATGTTGGTTTTCCACTCTTTCGAAAATCCGTCGTAAGCAGACTTCGAAACCCTTTCGTAGATAACCGTAAGCTGATATCTTAGAATCGCCTTTAGCTATGCTATAAGCAAAGAAGTCGAGTAAACGTGTAACAAATGGCAGCAGTTTCTGTTTGTCGATTATCCAATTTGTACTTTTAAGTAGTTCATAGAGAACTCTCATTCGATGCCTGGCTGACTTGACATctttaaacaaaacacaatgaaTATCTGTTAGCATTAGGTTAAAAAGCGTAGTTTTCCCTCTGTTATAGTAGAGTACTACTTCTAATATTTGCTCTACAAAACTT of the Manduca sexta isolate Smith_Timp_Sample1 chromosome 27, JHU_Msex_v1.0, whole genome shotgun sequence genome contains:
- the LOC115447977 gene encoding protein EFR3 homolog A isoform X2 → MFMSHKHKSLTGVDLQEKINQLHQAYMPMDLSSVFYHSKVNAIKKLEYILRYSSRTALQDADYEELILCALTLVYFFDRAAELYKVGQYTESFREGVFEHVLVNLVGSTNALYSIVGCRLLHRFLDRQNNAEYLTVPSLYYEFSQVRLKVGCYDSYDKTFIRNHRDKFHEFFLKAVKLHCNNSGNLKAIFVVVCLVILEVPCGLTAAAAACIVMTIQDFALNGENLTATCRYWMHAIVISVMSLICWVHKAPVLYRYVNQIISRRAKEAPQLNPPLMQIYNIGRHHVTWNKPTLFFEDWELRYGLWKHFKDAQFPTKKLQSKLGKKAPSMDLRY
- the LOC115447977 gene encoding uncharacterized protein LOC115447977 isoform X1 is translated as MFMSHKHKSLTGVDLQEKINQLHQAYMPMDLSSVFYHSKVNAIKKLEYILRYSSRTALQDADYEELILCALTLVYFFGMRLKLRQLTSHYGYWCGKRHFNKAESVFQMTMDQLHPERSDVTIKITLNFFTTVSLWPFESFVEQILEVVLYYNRGKTTLFNLMLTDIHCVLFKDVKSARHRMRVLYELLKSTNWIIDKQKLLPFVTRLLDFFAYSIAKGDSKISAYGYLRKGFEVCLRRIFERVENQHRLMIITTMLNWFSMVNMSDDDVLEFSSLLDRAAELYKVGQYTESFREGVFEHVLVNLVGSTNALYSIVGCRLLHRFLDRQNNAEYLTVPSLYYEFSQVRLKVGCYDSYDKTFIRNHRDKFHEFFLKAVKLHCNNSGNLKAIFVVVCLVILEVPCGLTAAAAACIVMTIQDFALNGENLTATCRYWMHAIVISVMSLICWVHKAPVLYRYVNQIISRRAKEAPQLNPPLMQIYNIGRHHVTWNKPTLFFEDWELRYGLWKHFKDAQFPTKKLQSKLGKKAPSMDLRY